One stretch of Sulfuricystis multivorans DNA includes these proteins:
- the nuoE gene encoding NADH-quinone oxidoreductase subunit NuoE: MLSEATLQKIDREIAKYPSDQRQSAVMAALRLAQQEKGWLSPETIAFVAKYLGMAEMAVYEVATFYNMYELAPVGKYKITVCTNLPCALSGGVHAADYLKEKLGIDFNETTPDGKFTLKEGECMGACGDAPVLLVNDVHMRCFMTPEEIDRLLAECDRSESGGNG; this comes from the coding sequence ATGTTGAGCGAAGCCACGTTGCAAAAAATCGATCGCGAGATCGCCAAGTACCCGTCCGATCAGCGGCAGTCCGCAGTGATGGCGGCGTTGCGTCTTGCCCAGCAAGAAAAAGGCTGGCTCTCGCCCGAGACCATCGCCTTCGTCGCGAAATATCTAGGCATGGCCGAGATGGCGGTCTATGAGGTGGCGACCTTCTACAACATGTATGAGCTGGCGCCGGTCGGCAAATACAAGATCACGGTGTGCACCAATTTGCCGTGCGCCCTGTCGGGCGGCGTACATGCCGCCGACTATCTGAAAGAGAAGCTCGGCATCGATTTCAACGAAACCACGCCGGATGGCAAATTCACGCTGAAGGAGGGCGAATGCATGGGGGCGTGCGGCGATGCGCCGGTGCTGCTCGTCAATGACGTGCATATGCGCTGTTTCATGACGCCCGAGGAAATCGACCGGCTGCTGGCGGAGTGCGATCGTAGCGAGAGCGGAGGCAACGGTTAA
- the nuoF gene encoding NADH-quinone oxidoreductase subunit NuoF: protein MTPEQVIAEVKASVLRGRGGAGFPTGLKWSFMPKKKVVEKQLVCDTETGAPTLCEVVDSRAGDHYIVCNTDEGEPGTFKDRDILRHDPHAVIEGMIIAGYAIGANCGYNYIHGEIFELYQRFEAALAEARAAGYLGKNILGSGFDFELYAHHGWGAYICGEETALLESIEGKKGQPRYKPPFPANVGLYGRPTTINNTESLASIPWIIRNGGQAFLDLGKPNNGGTKLFSVSGHVNKPGNYEVPLGTPFAKLLEMAGGMRGGRKLKAVIPGGSSAPVLPAEIIMDCTMDYDSIAKAGSMLGSGAVIVMDETVCMVKALERLSRFYHEESCGQCTPCREGTGWLYKMIHRIEHGQGRPEDLDLLDDVAKNIMGRTICALGDAAAMPVISFVKHFRAEFAYHIEHKQCLVPPDVQRAGSTFHTRLMAGATC from the coding sequence ATGACGCCCGAGCAGGTGATCGCCGAGGTGAAGGCTTCGGTCTTGCGCGGTCGCGGCGGGGCGGGATTTCCGACTGGCCTGAAATGGAGCTTCATGCCGAAAAAAAAGGTGGTCGAAAAACAGCTCGTCTGCGATACCGAAACCGGCGCACCCACGCTGTGCGAAGTGGTCGATTCCCGTGCCGGCGACCATTACATCGTCTGCAACACCGATGAAGGCGAACCCGGCACGTTCAAGGATCGCGACATCTTGCGTCACGACCCGCACGCGGTCATCGAGGGCATGATCATCGCCGGATACGCGATAGGCGCGAATTGCGGCTACAACTACATCCACGGCGAAATCTTCGAGCTCTACCAGCGTTTCGAAGCCGCGCTCGCTGAGGCGCGCGCCGCCGGCTATCTGGGCAAGAACATCCTCGGTTCCGGCTTCGATTTCGAGCTCTACGCCCATCACGGCTGGGGCGCCTACATCTGCGGCGAGGAAACGGCGCTGCTCGAATCGATCGAAGGCAAGAAAGGCCAGCCGCGCTACAAGCCGCCCTTTCCGGCCAATGTCGGCCTCTATGGACGTCCGACGACGATCAACAATACCGAGTCGCTGGCCTCGATTCCCTGGATCATCCGCAATGGCGGCCAGGCCTTCCTCGATCTGGGCAAACCGAACAATGGTGGCACCAAGTTGTTCTCGGTCTCCGGTCATGTCAATAAGCCCGGCAACTACGAAGTGCCGCTGGGCACGCCATTTGCCAAGCTGCTCGAAATGGCGGGCGGCATGCGCGGCGGCAGAAAACTCAAGGCGGTGATTCCCGGTGGTTCCTCGGCGCCGGTGCTGCCAGCCGAGATCATCATGGACTGCACCATGGATTACGATTCGATCGCCAAAGCCGGTTCGATGCTCGGCTCGGGCGCGGTGATCGTGATGGACGAGACGGTCTGCATGGTCAAGGCGCTCGAACGCCTGTCACGCTTTTATCACGAGGAATCCTGCGGGCAATGCACGCCGTGCCGGGAAGGCACCGGCTGGCTCTACAAGATGATCCATCGCATCGAGCATGGCCAGGGACGGCCGGAGGATCTCGATTTGCTCGACGACGTGGCGAAGAACATCATGGGACGGACGATCTGCGCGCTCGGCGATGCCGCCGCCATGCCGGTGATCAGTTTCGTCAAACATTTCCGCGCCGAGTTTGCCTATCACATCGAACACAAGCAGTGTCTGGTGCCCCCCGATGTGCAGAGGGCGGGCAGCACCTTCCATACGCGCTTGATGGCGGGGGCGACATGTTGA